A window of Bactrocera dorsalis isolate Fly_Bdor chromosome 4, ASM2337382v1, whole genome shotgun sequence genomic DNA:
aaattttcgtaaattttgtttgcaaatatgcgtggatatacatacatataaaaatattgatttcattAACTTTGTGTTTAAAGGACTAAATTTTGCTTACGAAAACTCATTTGCCAACCCGTTTTTGATATTAATACGACTCTCACAGTCGGTACAACATCATCGCCTAATGGTAGCAGCTCAAATAGTTGTATAATACGAACAATAAACGCTTTAATTTCAAGCATATCAATACGTTGTCCAATACAATTGCGCGGCCCAGTACTAAATGGCACAAAAGCAAAGGGATTTTCATGTACTTCACGCTCTGGTAAAAACCGATGTGGCTGCGGAAAGTATTCGGCATCATTTTGCATTTCATAAATCGCCAAGACAACGCTAGTGCCTTAAGGTATGCAATTGCCATCTGAAATGCAAATATGTAGTTATTATAGCACACAAGTTACCAAAAGCATCTACCAATGTAAAAATCTTCCATAATAGTgtcttctatatatgtatatacaaacagacagacatggTTAAAGCGACTCGGCTATTtacgtgcatatacatatgttcatatattataGGGTCCCGTTCATTTAGTATCCGGTGGTATTGCAAGTGCTGCCAAgttgaaaaatagaaaacttcGTGTTGTGCTCAGTTTGCCACTtattaatgtatttaaaaaattcataaacttTGTCtgatttaaattgtttaaatatttttaaatatgcgCTATAAtcatttgtttttagtttttcattttttttttttttacaatttgaaaATCTTTCTTCTCgctaatattttgaaatttcgtaTTGTCTAAATGCAACGCTTCATATGCATAATGTGGCAGCACTGCACAAATGTCATTTCCGTTGTAACTGTAGCTTGGCGCAAAATAACTTTCATACATACCGCCATTTTGCTCTTGCTGGTTTTTATTGACTTCAGTTTGTCTTTTAATATACGTCGTGCTTTAATAATACGCCGGCCTTTACATCAAAATGTTGCTGAGCCAATCGTGGTGCCAGGAGTTGAAAAAGCCATTTAGGCCGGTAAGCTATTGTAACATAACGTTTGCATTTGTGATAAAACGCTTACTTCTTCAGTAACCTCACATATTCACAATTCACATGGGTTTGCGCATTGATACGCACACCCATCACACTTTCACAGATCACATCTAAGGTTGCTAATGCCACCGCGTCCTCTATATCCAATACTTGTTCGCCATCTGCAAACTTTGCCAAGTTGCGTGTTAGAATTTGTGCTTGCATCGAATATGCTAACGACACCTTCGAGTATGCTAAATTGAAATGTTGGCGTAATAACGCGCCGTCAACTCAACCACTTGGCACCATGGCTATCGAGTAATTCGTCACCTAACCAATCAGTGAGTAAACTGTACATACGATTGCGTATTTCAGTGGAGTGGCCCAATAGCGCTTGTATATAGCGCAGATCGCAACACCCAGAAGCGTGAGATGCGTCCAAAACGATTTCGTATATAACGACTAGACACAAGCagttccaaaaacaaaatacaactaAAGTAAATAGCAAAACAAACACAACACAACAACTTAGCAAACAACTAATCATCAGATTGTAACTGCTTGCCAATCCAAATACTACCAATGATGGGCAAATTTAAAGGACCCGGCTCTTGCGACCATTTCGCATTCACATTCCGTTTCCGGCAATAATCAGCAAACAAACACAGCGCTACAAGGAATAATAGTGTTAACCACAACATTGCACAGAGGGCGTTGAGTGAGTAATAAATTGCATTTCACTACATTCCTATTAAAAAGTAGTTAAGCTAATTGCTAATTTgcgatttaaaataatttccgtTTTGTAACACTTTGTAAAGTGAAATAGTTTGTTACGTGTTTAAGTAGTTATAACCTTTGATACCTTGAATCGATGTTTACCGTTTGCTATACTTAGACCAAATACCACCAGCTGCAgaataatgcaaaaaattactgaaatgtaatatacagggtttgtcaggaaagtaataggactgattttctttcgacGCGACTGTACTTTTCAAATGACCTGCCGAATCGTATAATTTTCTAGTTTTTGAGGGAAATTAATATCTAAAAAAACTCAACGGTCGCTGCCGGTAATATCCATTCATTAGGAAATACCTACTTTTCTAAAAGAGGCTACAATTCGAAGCAATACGTCTATTGCTGGCTTAGTAGATGACACTGCAGTGATCCGTTAGCCTAAAACTACGTTTCATGCTGAGTTCCTCCTTCCTGTTTTCTAAAGGCCatcaagtttaatgtacatggTCCTTATAAAGTATTCAACCGTATCGATAGTACTCTaaatatcacaattttattGCTACATTTTCACACATCACATTGTTTAAAACTTATGCAGTAACTTCGCTTAAACATAAGCACGTGTTTTGAGTCCGACATTAACCCCACTTTTTGAACGTAACACAATTTTGATCGATGGCTGTATCGGTACACCGAAAGGCAAGAGTTCGTAGTGACGCAGGACTTGCACGATGACAGTACGCATCTCAAAAATGGCAAACCTCTGTCCGATGCAATTGCGTGGGCCCGCGCTGAAGGGTATATTACTGAAGACATTGGCGCGTTCATTATTTTCCAAATGACGTTCAGGCCAAAAACGTTCCGGCTCCGTGTAAACATCGGGGTCACGTAAGATCTGCCAGAGTAATATGAGCACATTGGTGCGCGGTGGTAGCGTTACGTCAGCTGGAAAATGTTGGCGTTAAACTCGCTCAAACTACTACTCGTATGAATAACACAAGTGAAATACTCACGCAAGACCAACTCCTCCTTTAACCAGCGTCCAATTACCGGTATGGGTGGGTAAAGGCGCAATGTTTCCTTAATTACACAATTCAAATATGTTAGATGCTGCACATCCGCATACTTGATCGGTCGGTTCGTATCAGTGCCGAAGTGGTTGCGTATCTCTTCAAAGAGTATACGTTGACAATCCGGGTGGCGTGACAGTAAATAGAGTGAGAAAGAGATGGCTGATGTGGTGGTGTCGTGTCCCTCAAACATGAACGTATTAACCTCATCGCGTATTTGCGCATCGGTTAGCGGTTGCCCATCGGTAGTGGTAGATTGGAGGAGTACATCCAGTAGTGCCATACGTGGTTTTAAGCCGATATCTATGGATATTAATACGAGGTTAAATTAAATGTGTTCGCTTATTCTTGACTATAACTATTATTAGGCAGTAACGCTCTGGCTACCGGTTTTTGTCGAAATTCCATATTACTTGctccaaaattttatttgtttatcacTCACCTAACATTTCGGCGCTCATTGCACTTTCCGTGCTCGcattgtatttgttttgcaaCGCTGTGCGGCGTTCTTCAATAATTTGCTCGGTAAAGCGATGCATGATTCTAATGCCCTCCATTTGCTTTTCATACTGTTGTGGCCGCAGCAGCTTAAATAAGCGCGGAAAGGCTAAGATCGGACGTATAAAGCGTGTGGCAACAATATTCGTGACGCTGCGTggttaaaaagaaaacaatcaataaattttacatttttctaaactttctacatatgtatacagggtttgtctggaaagtaataggataGGACTGATTTcgggtgcaagccgaaaatgcagcgtttgttagagcagaggtacgcgattaaattttatgtgaaactcggtaaatctgcgacagagacgtttgatatgatcaagcaggcttaccccgatgttgctttagcaagaagtggtgtttTTCCATGGCACCAGGTCTTTTTGGTCGCTGATGAATAGGCAAATCCAAactgaaaacgatgctcattgtctttttgacATCAAGGGCATCGTTCACCACGAATTTGTTcgtcctggacaaaccgtcgaCGGCAAGTTTTaagtggaagtcctcaagagactcaaacgaagggtcaatcgggtctgacaagacattgcagccgattgaaagttgcaccacgacagcGTCCCGGCTCACAccacctttcttgtgaacagctacctaaccaaggccggcatctcaACGCTGCCGCCCTatagcccagatgtggcccccgactttttttgtttccttgcctgaaaaggcccatgaaagggattttttttaaatcgtcttagccctattactttccggacaaaccctgtatactatcataaataagtatttatgctCACTCATTCACGGCTTGCACAAAATCCGATTTGGAGTCCTGTTGCGCATGCACACATACGCCCATTGCGGTTTCtgatattaaacaaaaacatataattttaatatatccAATGCTGTATAAGCTTACCTGCTATCACATCCAACGTCATAAGTCCCACATGTGGATATATGTCCACAGTGGTTGCGCCATCCGCGAGCGTTGACAATTTCTGCACCAAGACACGACTTTGTCGCTCGAAAACGTCCACAAACTGCTCGAGTATTTTGAAATGGAAGGTGGGCGTGATAATTTTGCGCATCATCTGCCATTTGCGATCGTAACTGAGCAGCAAACCTTCGCCCAACCAGTCGCGCAGCAGCCAATAAAGTTGATTCTTTTGTATATGCTTTTGACTGCTAAGTAGCTCTTCGACATAACGCGGGTCGGCGGTTACAACCATTAGATCGCGTAGCAGTAGCGCGCAGAAACTTTTGCCGAAGCGCGAGACGAACTCTTGAAACTTCAAATGTAAATCTTTGGTGTTTTTGTGTTGCAtgaatttccaaagaaattagAAATACAATTAAAGCGGTATTAACCAAGTGTGGGCACTTATAACACTAAGCTAATTGTacgccattttatttttttaattttcgcatGACGTCAACTTAGCAATGCAACTTAGAATACATGCTATAGTGACGTCAGTCAAGGTCAAATAATTCCGAATTCAAAGTGTACCAATTAGCATTACCGCGCGCAGCGGTACGGCGAAAATTTCTTTGGCGCGTTGTGTGTCGTGTGTCTGCATCTGAGCGTGtgcttaaaatttgattttttactcACTATCTGGCTGAAAGCGCGCCAACACGAGCATGCAACCCACGAACGGTATATTAGAGACGGGTGGTATGCGCTTGTAGAAGGCCTGATTACGCGTGCGCTCATGTTGGTAGTGTAAGGCGAGGCAGAAAACTGCCGCTGCCAGCAGCATCAGCTCCCAAATCATCGTGCGATTGCTTCGAAGACGCTTTGCTGAgttctttatttaaatgttaTGCTTTAACTGCGACTGTCACGTTTCGTTGTGCTTCATGGACTGCTGTCTAATGTCTTTAAATAcgcattttaaatattgaattatatcaATAATGTTTTACTGCAAACTAAAATGCTAATCAGCGCTGCAATTAAAGTAAAGtagttatatataaacattatcTTTATGGCACTGCAACGCTGCTTTTTTACACCCTAAACAGGTGTATTAAgcttgcacacatacatatacgagaactagtccttcagcttttgagatatttatttgaaattttgcgtGCGTCTTTTTCACCCCA
This region includes:
- the LOC105232220 gene encoding cytochrome P450 4ae1 isoform X1, translated to MIWELMLLAAAVFCLALHYQHERTRNQAFYKRIPPVSNIPFVGCMLVLARFQPDNLHLKFQEFVSRFGKSFCALLLRDLMVVTADPRYVEELLSSQKHIQKNQLYWLLRDWLGEGLLLSYDRKWQMMRKIITPTFHFKILEQFVDVFERQSRVLVQKLSTLADGATTVDIYPHVGLMTLDVIAETAMGVCVHAQQDSKSDFVQAVNDVTNIVATRFIRPILAFPRLFKLLRPQQYEKQMEGIRIMHRFTEQIIEERRTALQNKYNASTESAMSAEMLDIGLKPRMALLDVLLQSTTTDGQPLTDAQIRDEVNTFMFEGHDTTTSAISFSLYLLSRHPDCQRILFEEIRNHFGTDTNRPIKYADVQHLTYLNCVIKETLRLYPPIPVIGRWLKEELVLPDVTLPPRTNVLILLWQILRDPDVYTEPERFWPERHLENNERANVFSNIPFSAGPRNCIGQRFAIFEMRTVIVQVLRHYELLPFGVPIQPSIKIVLRSKSGVNVGLKTRAYV
- the LOC105232220 gene encoding cytochrome P450 4ae1 isoform X2; translated protein: MTEFHNISCFITQCAHCLQNLHLKFQEFVSRFGKSFCALLLRDLMVVTADPRYVEELLSSQKHIQKNQLYWLLRDWLGEGLLLSYDRKWQMMRKIITPTFHFKILEQFVDVFERQSRVLVQKLSTLADGATTVDIYPHVGLMTLDVIAETAMGVCVHAQQDSKSDFVQAVNDVTNIVATRFIRPILAFPRLFKLLRPQQYEKQMEGIRIMHRFTEQIIEERRTALQNKYNASTESAMSAEMLDIGLKPRMALLDVLLQSTTTDGQPLTDAQIRDEVNTFMFEGHDTTTSAISFSLYLLSRHPDCQRILFEEIRNHFGTDTNRPIKYADVQHLTYLNCVIKETLRLYPPIPVIGRWLKEELVLPDVTLPPRTNVLILLWQILRDPDVYTEPERFWPERHLENNERANVFSNIPFSAGPRNCIGQRFAIFEMRTVIVQVLRHYELLPFGVPIQPSIKIVLRSKSGVNVGLKTRAYV